CAACAGATTGACGGCCAGGGGCCAGCGGGCCGTCAATTTTTTGGATAGCGTCGGGGATAGGGTCAGTTCCAGGGGAAGATCGAGCTCTCCCGCGAAAGAAACGGTGCCTCCGGGAACCTCCACCGAGAGGGTTTCTCCGGAGCCCCGGGCCGTGAGCTCCGCTCGGCCGCGGCGTACCCTGAAGGCGCCCCTCACCGAGTCGAAGATCACCACCCGCAATTCCTCAAGACCGAGAAGCTCGGAGAGCTTCCTCGTGGCCGGTATCCCGGAAAGTTTCAGGGGACTCAGGGCGAAAACACCCGCTCCGGAAAGCGTGTCGGGCCACAGATCCGGGCTGAGACCTCGCAGGGTGAAGTTTCCCCCGCCGGAAAAGATTCCCTGAATCTCTCCGGGCAGATCGGGGGAGAGGCCCGACAGAAGGGTTTCCACCCGGAGGGCCTCCACTTTTTCTCGAAGCCGGGTCAGGGGAGGATGGACGGCTAGATCCGCTTCGGCCCGACCCTGTACGCGTCCCCCGGCCACGGCGAAGGAATGCTCCAGGATCAGCCTCCGGGGCGTTCCCGTGAGGGAGATGTGCACCCCGGAAAGCCTCAGCCGGCGATAAAGGACCTCGTCCAGGGAAAGTTCCGCCGAAAGCGAACCCACGGGAAGCGGGGGAACCGGAACGGGCTTTTCCGCTTCGGGCCGCCGGGACGACCGGCCCGGTGTCTTCCCCCGGGGGGTCTCCGAGCTCCCGATCAGGAAGGGGGTCACATCCAGGCGTTTTCCCGTAAGGCGAAGCCTGACCTTCGGGGTTCGGCGGAAGTCCTCCACCCGCACCTCGAGGGCGTAGGGTTCGCCGAGGAGGACGAAGTTCAGCGTGCCCTCCAGAGCCTTCGGAGAAAGGGAGGCCCGAAGGTCGAAGGGAATGTCCAGGCGGGGAAGCTTTCCCGTCCGATCCAGAAACAGAAGGCGGCCCCGGTGTACGGAGATCTCCGGAACGAGGAGCGTGAGAAACCTCCCCCCGGAGGGGGTCTTCCCCCCGGAGGAGGGGCCCTTCCCCGGGGAAATCTCCCTTCCTTCTCGCCGGGCCAGGAAACGGAGACTCTCCCAGTTGAAGGAGCCGTCCTTCCGGCGCACCACCCGGAGGAAGGGGGCTTCGATCCGGACGCCGGTGAGGACCACCTTTCCGCGAAGAAGGGCCCGCAGGGAAGGGCGCACCCTCAGGGCCCCGAGGCGCAGAAAGTCCGTCCGGCCGTCCTCCTCCTTTATCCGGAGCTCCCTCAGATAAACGCCACGAAAAAGTCCCACCCGCACCTCCTCAAGGGTGACCCTGCGTCCGGAGAGCCTCTCCAGCTCCCTTACCACCAGAGGGCGGATCCTTTCGGGCTTGAGGTAGTGATGCACCAGGAAGGCGGCCCCGCCCACGATAACCACACCCAGAATGAGGAGAGCCAGGAGAAACCTCTTCATCGTCAATAAGCGTACCTTTTGAGGACCAGGATAGCAAAGGCCGCGGGGAGGACCAACCCCAGAAAATAGGCGATTTCTGGAGGGATGCGGCCTCCGGCGGAAAGCACCTTTATCCCCAGAAACCAGGCGTAGGTCAGGATCACCGCCGCGAGTCCCGCCGAAAGTCCCTTGGCCAGCGCCCGTTTCCCGCGAAAGGAGAGAAAGACGGCCAGGGCCGGAGCCAGCACCAGAACTCCTATAAGGGGATAGAAAAGCCGAAAAAGGATCTCCGAAACGGGTTCCGCCGGCGAAAGGCCGCTTTCCCTCAGAAAACGATATCTTTCCCGGAGGGCCCGGAGGGAGAGGGTTTTAAGGGGTTGTTTTACCGAAAGGAGGACTTCCGGGGAGAAGGGGATGCGGAAGATCTTTTTCCGGAAGACCCTGGGGGTGAATCGACCGGCTCGTTCCGCGTATATTCCTTCCTCGAGGAGCCACCGGTTTCGTTTAAGATAGCGTGCTTTCCGGGCGTAGAGGTAGGCCCGGGGACCGGTGCGGCCCTTTTTAAGGTAGAAGAAGTCCGCGAGGTATTCCCCCCGGGGCTCGAGGGGGGTGGCGGAGAGGAGGAAGTCCGGTCCGGCGAAGAAGAGACGGCCGGAGGAGAGGACGGTCTGGGGACGGTGTCCCTTGATGCGGACCTCCCAGGTGTAAAGCGCCCGGTAGGAGGCTCCGGGAAGGCTCAGGGCCAGGAATCCGGAAACCGCAAGGGAAAGAAGGAAACCGGCCGCCAGATAAGGGGCGACGATTCTGGAGGGAGAAAATCCCAGGGTCCTTAAGGCCAGGAGTTCCTGTCCCCGGGAGAGCATGGCCAGCGAGGCCAGGGCCGCAAGCCCCAGGGCCGGCGGCCAGACCTGCATAAGGATCTCTGGCAGCCGATAGGCCAGGTAGAGGAAAAAGACCGATACCGGGGCCCTGGCCACGAGCACATCTTCCAGGCGTTCGAAGAATTCCACCAGGAAGTAGATCCCGGAGAGGGCCACAAGCATCAGGGGAAGAAACAGATAGAGCGGGCTTAGGAGGTAGCGCTGGTAGGTTTTCATGTTCCCTTCCTGAAACGCAGGTATAGGATGAAGGCCGCAAGTCCCGTGGCCACCGGGGGAAGGGCCAGGGCCGCCGGGGGTGGAAGATATCCGCTTTCGGCAAGGGTGGTGGCCAGGGAAAAGAGCAGGTAATAGGCCAGGTAGAGAAAGAGGGCTGCACCCAGGGCGAGTCCCCGGCCCGAGGTGCGGAGTCTGGTTCCGAGGGGCGGGGCCAGAAGGGGTAGCACCAGGGCCGCAAGGGGATAAAAGAACCGCTGGTAAAATTCCGTGAGGTACTTACGCCGTTTGCGCGGGGGGAGCACCCTCCGGTGCCCCCGCGTCCAGAGTTCCGAAAGACCCATTTCCCCCCGCTTGAGTTCTCTTTCCACGGAAAGTCGAAGCGGAAGGCGATAGCGGTATTCTCCGAAGTAGAAGTTTTCCACCTCCCGAAGATCCGGAGAGAAGAAGTGCCCCTCACCTCTTTCCATAATCAGCTCGGCCTCGTGTCCTTTCACCAGAAGGCGTCCCTTTTCGGCGTAAAGAATCCCCTTTTTTCCCGAACGAGTCTCCTCAAAAAGATAGAACCGTCGAAAGTGGAATCCCTTTTTCACTTTTTCGGCGTAGAGGAGAAGGCCCGGGAACCAGTCCACCGGTGTTTTCTCGGGAAGCCCCCTCTCGAGCCTCCGGGTGGCCAGGGAGTAGAGGAGGTCGCGCATGGCCCGTTTGGCCCGGGGGAGAAGAAAGAGATTGAGTCCCAGGGTGATCAAAAAAACGGCCAGGGCGAAGAAAAGCACCGGTCGATAGAGCCGCCCCGGGGAGACCCCCAGGGCGGAAAGGGCCAGGAGCTCCTGATCGTGGGAAAGGCGCATAAAGGAAAGTAATACTCCGGCGAGGGCCGCAAGGGGCAGGGCAAAAGGCACGAGAAAAACGGCCAGATTTACGGAAAAGAGGAGGAGGTCACCGGGGCCTCCGCCTCGTGCGGTGATTTCCGGGCCGAAGTCGGCCATGCGGGTGAGCATCAGAAGAAGGAGGGCCACCAGCAACACGGTGAGGAAGTTTGAAAGGATTTCCCGCAGGAGGTATCTTGTGAGCACGGAAAGAATTTTAGCCCATGCCCGGTTTTTCGGCTACGGAGATAACGGTCTTCTACGCCCTTTTTTCCTCGGTGGCCGAGGAGATGGGGGTGGTGCTTCGCCGCTCGGCCTTTTCCCCCAACATAAAGGAACGACAGGACTTCTCCTGCGCTCTCTTTGACGGGGAAGGACGGTTGCTCGCCCAGGCCGCCCACATTCCCGTCCATCTGGGAGCCCTTCCGGATACCGTGGCCGAGATACGGAGGCTCTTCGAGCTTCACCCCGGAGATGTGATCATCACCAACGATCCCTATCGGGGAGGCACGCACCTTCCGGACCTCACCCTGGTCAAACCGGTGTTCGTGGAGGGGCGACTGGCCTTTTTCCTGGCCGTGCGGGCCCATCACGCCGATGTGGGAGGGAGGTATCCCGGCTCCATGGCGCTTTCCCGGCACATCGAGGAGGAGGGAGTGCTCATTCCCCCCACCAGGCTCGTTGAGGCCGGCCGGTTCCGCCGGGATTTCTGGGAGGACTTTCTCTCCCGGGTGCGGGGGCGAGAGGAGCGGGAGGGGGACCTGCGGGCGCAACTTGCCGCGCTGGAAAGGGGCGAAAAACGCCTGCTGGCCCTGGTTTCCCGGTACGGGCTTTCCGAGCTTTTGAGCCGGGGGGAGGAGCTCCAGCGCTACTCCGAGAACTACATGCGCGAGGTCCTGAGAGAGATACCCCGGGGCCGTTACTACTTCGAGGACTACCTCGACGACGACGGGGAGGGAGGCCCCCCGGTGCCCATAAGGCTTACGCTTACGGTGGAGGATGGCCGGGTGGTTCTCGACTTTCGGGACTCGGCCCCGGAGCTCGAGACCGGGCTCAACGCCGTGCGGTCGGTGACCCGGGCGGCGGTCTTTTATGTGTTCCTTTCCCTGGCCGGAGGACTCGTTCCCCCCAATCAGGGGGCCCTGGCCCCTCTCGAAGTCCTCACCCGGCCCGGCACGGTGGTGGACGCCCGTCCACCGGCCCCGGTGGCCGGAGGCAATGTGGAGACCTCCCAGCGCATCGTGGATGTGATTCTGGGGGCCCTGGCCCAGGCCGTGCCGGAGAGGATTCCCGCCGCCTCCTGCGGATCCATGAACAATGTGGCCTTCGGCGGGGAGGACTTCGCCTACTACGAGACCATAGGCGGGGGGATGGGCGGGCGTGCGGGAGCCCCCGGACTTTCCGGCGTGCACACCCACATGACCAACACCCTGAACACCCCGGTGGAGGCCCTGGAGCTCGGCTACCCCCTGGTGGTGGAACGCTACGGATTGAGGCCTCGCTCCGGAGGGGGCGGACGGTTCCGGGGGGGAGACGGGCTGGTGCGGCGTTTCCGGTTCCTGGCTCCGGTAACGGTAAGTCTCCTCACGGAAAGGCGGAAACTTTCGCCTTACGGTCTCTTCGGAGGCAAACCGGGGAAGCGGGGGCGGAATTTGCTTTTTGATCGGAATGGCCGTAAGAGGGTCCTCCCCGGGAAGGGGGTTTTCGATCTCAAGCCCGGAGAAGTTCTGGAGATCCGTACCCCCGGAGGGGGTGGTTACGGCCGCAGGGACTGATGGAGGCGGCCCTTTACCTCCATGTTCCCTTCTGCCGGGGAAAGTGTCCCTACTGCGACTTCTACTCCGTTACCGAGCCCCCGGACGAATCCCTTTACCTTTCCGCGGTGCTGGCCGAGGTCCGTCTCTGGCGTGAACGGATCCCCCGCAAGACCGTCTTCGTGACCTTCTACGCCGGAGGAGGCACCCCTTCCCTTCTTTCCCCGGACTTTTATGCCCGGCTCTTTGAGGAACTTTCCCGCCTTCTTTCTTTTTCTCCGGTGGAGCTCACCCTGGAGGCCAACCCGGAGGGACTCTCCCTGAAGCGTCTCGAGGGGTATCTCCGGGCCGGTTTTAATCGGCTAAGCCTCGGCCTTCAGAGTTTGCAGCCCGAGGGACTTCTGGCCCTGGGACGCCGGCACGGCCCGGAGGAGGCCCGGGCCGCGGTGGAGGCGGCCCGCCGGGCCGGCTTCGAAAACCTCTCCCTGGACTTCATTTTCGGCTGGCCGGGTGAGACCCCCGCACACCTGCAGAAGGACCTGGACGAGGCCCTTCGCCTCGCTCCGGAACATCTCTCCTGGTACGAGCTCACCCCGGAGGAGGGGACTCCCCTTTTCCGGGCCCTGGCCGAGGGACGGGTCCGCCTTCCCGGGGAGGAGGTGCTGGTGGACATGCACCGGACGATCCACGAGAGACTTACGGGGGAAGGATTCGAGCACTACGAGATCTCCAATTACGCCCGGCCCGGTCGGCGCTGTCTTCACAACCTCTTCTACTGGAAGGCCCTTCCCTATCTGGGCCTGGGTCCGGCCGCGGCCTCTTTCCTCGGTAAGCGGCGCTACCGGAATCCCGAGGATCTGAAGACCTATCTTTCCACCGTAAGGAGCGGCACCCTGGCCGCCCGCCTGGAGGAGGTCCTCTCCCCGGAGGAGGCGCTGCGGGAGGCGGTAATCCTCTCCCTCCGCCTCTCCGAAGGGGTTAGACGGAAGGAATTCCGGCGACGCTTCGGAAGGGATCCCCTGGAGTCGTTTTCTAAGGAAATAAAAGATCTCGAGCGTAAGGGTCTGGTTGAGGCGGACGAGGAGGGCTTCCGGCTCACCTTTGCCGGAAGACTCCTGGCCAATCAGGTGCAGTTGCATTTTGTTTGAGGTTGTATTATATTTCGACTAACGGGCGGGCATAGCTCAGGGGTAGAGCATCAGCTTCCCAAGCTGAGGGTCGCGGGTTCGAATCCCGTTGCCCGCTCCAGTAAAATTTTGGAAAGGGCCGAAAGTGGGCCTTAGTGCCCACTTTTTTGTTATGGTCCCCGGAAAGGGGCCCTGATGACGAGGGATGCACGCCGTGGAGAGGGAGAAACTCATACGGGAGGTCTGGGAGCTGGCCGAGCCGGTGATTATGGCCCGGGGGCTCGAGCTGGTGGAGGTGGAGTGGCAGAGGGAGCCCCGGGGCTGGGTGCTACGGATCTACATCGACAAACCCGGGGGGGTGACGCTCGGCGACTGCGTGAAGATAAGCGAGGTGGTGGGAGACTTGCTCGATGCCCGGGACCTCATCCACCATTCCTATCATCTCGAGGTATCCTCTCCCGGACTGGAGCGTCCTCTGCGCAAAAAGGAGGACTTTGATCGTTTCGCCGGGGATCGGATCAAGGTGATCCTGAAAGAGCCTCTTTCGGGGCGTAAGACTTTTACCGGTCTTTTGAGGGGGCTTGAGGGGGAGGAGGTCCTGATCGAGGTGGCCGAGGGGGTGATCCGGATTCCTTACGGGGCCATCAAAAAGGCCCGGCTCAAGCCGGAAATCCAGTTTTAGGAGCGAGACCATGGCCGAGGATGTAAGGAAGATCGTGGAGCTGATGAGCAAGGAGCGGGGGCTTCCCAAGGAGGTGATCGTTTCGGCCCTGGTGGAGGGGATGCGCACGGCGGCCCAGAAGAGGCTGGGCCCCCAGGCCGAGGTGGAGGCCATCTACGACGAGGATCGCGGCGAGATCGAGGTTTTTCGTCTCTACGAGGTGGTGGAGGAGGTGCGCAATCCGGAAAAGGAAATCTCTCTGGCGGAGGCCCGCAAGAAGAATCCCTCGGCCCGGGTGGGAGACACCATCGGCGAGCCGGTCAACATTCGCGATCTGGGGCGTATCGCCGCTCAGCTCACCAAGCAAATCCTCACCCAGAAGATCCGGGGAGCGGAAAGGGAACTTATCTATCAGGAGTACAAGGGCAAGATCGGGGAGATCGTGAGCGGGTTCGTGCACAGGTTTAGCAAGAGGGATGTAATCCTCTCCTTGGGGAGGGCCGAGGCCCTGCTTCCGGAAAAGGAACAGATCCCCACGGAGAGGTATCACCGGGGCGAACGCCTCAGGGCCCTTCTCATAGAGGTGCGCCGCACCGGGGATCCCCAGCTGGTGGTCTCCCGCACGCATCCGGAATTTCTCAAGAAGCTCTTCGAGCGCGAGGTCCCGGAGATCCGGGAGGGTATCGTTAAGATCGTGGCGGTGGCGCGGGAGCCCGGTCGTCGGGCCAAGATGGCGGTTACCTCTACGGATCCGGAGGTGGATCCGGTGGGGGCCTGCGTGGGGCTGCGGGGTTCTCGCGTCCAGGTGGTGGTGCAGGAGCTCAAGGGGGAGAAGATCGACATCATTCCCTGGGATCCGGACCCGGCCAAGCTCGTTTACAACGCCCTTTCCCCGGCGGAGTGCACCCAGGTGATCGTGGACGAGGAGACCAAGACCCTCGAGGTCATCGTGCCCGACGATCAGCTCTCGCTGGCCATCGGGCGGGAGGGCCAGAATGTGCGCCTGGCCTCCAAGCTTCTCGGCTGGCGCATCGATGTGTATAGTGAGACCCAGTACGCCCGCAGGCAGGATCCCGAATTTCTCCGGATGCTCGAGGTGGAGGGGCTTTCCGAGGAGGTGGCCGGGAGGCTTTACGACCAGGGTATCAATTCGGTGAAGGCGCTTGCGGAGGCCGATCCGCAAAAAGTGGCGGAGATCGGTCGGTTGCGTCTTTCCGAGGCGGAGGAGGTGGTGGCCCGGGCCCGGGAGAAGCTTTCCACGGGAGACGATGGGTAGGAAGGGGCATGTGCCGATACGGATGTGCGTATTTTGCGGGAGAAGAGCGCCGAAGGGCGAACTTTTGCGGCTGGTCCTCGACGGGGAGGGGCGGCCGGTTTACGACGCCGCGCAGAGGCTTCCCGGGCGCGGGGCCTACCTCTGCGGGGAGGAGAGGTGTTTAAGCAAACTTGCGACCCCAAAAGGACAGCGACGCCTTGGGCGGGCCTTTCGGGGAAGGATGAGGGGCTTTTCCCCGACCCTCATACAGGTCCTTTTGGGGGCAAGAGGAGGCCGGAAAAACGATGAGCAAGATTCGGATCTATGATCTGGCGAGGGAACTCGACCTCGGACCCAAGGAACTGGCCGAAAAGGTCAAGGCCATGGGCATAGAGATCAAGAGTCACTCTTCGACCATTTCCGAGGAGGAGGCCGCGCGGGTACGGGCGGAGCTCGGGCGTCACCGGGAGGGGGATGAAAAGCGGCCCGCGGAATCTTCTTCGTCGGAGGAGGCTCCCCAGGCGGTGATCATACGCCGGCGCGAGGAGAAGGAGACCCGGCCCAAGCGGCTTAAACTGAAGATCCGCAAACCCAGGCCCCGGGCCGAAGAACCGTTGCCTCCGGAGGAAACGGCCGCGGAAGAGAAGGAGGAACGCCGGGAGGAAACCGCGCCTGAGTCCCCGGCACCGGAACCCCCTCCGGAGTCCCGGGAGGAATCCGGTCCCGAGGAGACCCCCCGGGAGACCATAGGCCTTAAGGCCAGGATCGTTTCGCGAATCGACACCGAGAAGATTTCTCCCAAACCCAGGAAGCGGGTGGTCAAAGACTTCAAGCCCCGGCGTGCGGCGGCTCCTCCTCCGCCTCCCCCCAAGCCCGAGGAGACCGAGGAAAAGAAGGCCCGCAAGAAGAAAAAGGTCCGGGAGGAGACCGAGGAGCGTCCCAAGAAGAAGGCCAGGAAGAAGGTGGTGGCCGAGGCCAGGAGCGAGCGGGAGGAGATTCTGGAAGAGCTGGAGCTGATGGAGGAGCTGGAGAAAGGCCCGGAGGGGCTGGAGATGCTTCCGGAGGAGGAGCCGGGGGAGGAGAAGGCGGAGGGAAGACCCGAACGGGAGGAAAGGGAGAAGAAGACCGAAAGACCGCCCACCCTTCCCCCGAAAAAGAAGAAGATCAGGGTTCACGGGACCATTCAGGTGGGCGAGCTGGCCCGGGAGATGGGGGTGAAGGCCGCGGACATCATCCGCAAGTTCATGGAACTGGGGACCATGGTCACCATCAATCAATCCATAGACGCGGAGACCGCGGCCATCGTGGCTTCGGAGTTCGGCTACGAGGTGGAGACGGCCACGGTCGAGGAGGAGGCCCTCCTCGAGTACACGCCGCCCTCTCCGGAGGAGCTCGAGCCCCGTCCCCCCATCGTGACGGTGATGGGTCATGTGGATCACGGGAAGACCACCCTTCTCGATGCCATCCGCAAGACGGATGTGGCCTCGCGGGAGGCCGGGGGAATCACCCAGCACATCGGGGCCTACAAGGTGAGGCTTCCCGACGGGCGGGAGATTACCTTTATCGACACTCCCGGACACGAGGCCTTCACCTCCATGCGGGCCCGGGGAGCCCAGGTAACGGACATAGTCATTCTGGTGGTGGCCGCGGACGACGGAGTGATGGATCAGACCCGGGAGGCCATCGATCACGCGCGGGCCGCCGGGGTGCCCATCGTGGTGGCCATCAACAAGATCGACAAGCCGGAAGCCAATCCTGAAAGGGTTAAGAGCGAACTTGCGGAGCTGGGCCTGGTGCCGGAGGAGTGGGGTGGCGAGACCCTGGTGGCGGAGGTCTCGGCCAAGAAGCGGCAGGGGATAGAGGATCTCCTCGAGCTGGTTTTGCTTCAGGCGGAGATGCTGGAGCTCAAGGCTGCTCCGAGGCGTCCGGCCCGGGGCCGCATCATCGAGAGTCGTCTCGATCGGGGTAAGGGGCCGGTGGCCACGGTGATCGTCCAGGAGGGGACCCTGCGGGAGGGCGATCCCTTCGTGGCGGGGCTTACTTACGGACGCGTGCGGGCCATGCTCGACGAGTACGGCCGGAGGGTAAGGGAGGCCCCTCCGGCCACCCCGGTGGAGGTCCTGGGTTTCGAGGAGGTGCCCGGAGCCGGTGACGACTTCATCGTGATGCCGGACGAGACGGCGGCGCGGCGGGTGGCCGAATACCGGCAGCGCAAGGCCCGCGAGGCGGAAGCCGCCCGGGAGGCCCGTCTCTCCCTGGAAAAGGTCTTCGAGAAACTCAAGGAAGGCGAGATCAGGGAACTCAAGATCGTGCTCAAGGCCGATGTCCAGGGAACGCTCGAGGCCCTTTCCGAGGCCCTGCGCAAACTTTCCACCGATGAGGTCCGGGTGAACATCATTCGCTCCGGGATCGGGGCCATCAGCGAGAGTGATGTCATGCTGGCCGCGGCATCGGAGGCCATCGTGATCGGTTTCAATGTCCGGCCCACAGCCAAGGCCAAGGAGATCGCCAAGCAGGAAAAGGTGGACATCCGTTACTACGATGTGATTTACCAGGCCATTGAGGAGGTGAAGAAGGCCCTCTCCGGGTTGCTCGAACCGGAATACGAGGAGCGGATCGTGGGCGTGGCCGAGGTGCGGGCCACCTTCAGGGTGCCGAAGGTGGGCACGGTGGCCGGTTGCTATGTCAAGGAGGGGAAGCTGGTGCGCGGAGGAAGCGTGCGTCTGCTGAGGGAGGGGGTGGTGGTTTACACCGGAAAGATCTCCTCGCTCAAGCGCTTCAAGGAGGATGTCCGTGAGGTGGCCGCGGGTTACGAGTGCGGCGTGGGCCTGGAGAACTTCCAAGACATAAAGGAGGGGGACATCCTCGAGGCCTACGAAATGGTGGAGGTGAAGAGGGAACTCTGATGCGCAGGTTCGATTTTTTGAAAAACAATGCCCGGTACCTTCCTACGAATTATACCGCAAAAGAGGTGCAGAGAATGTTAAGTTTAGCGGAGAAGCTTGCCGCGAGGGTGGGCTTTACGAACGAAGTCGGATCTGGATTGAGTTTCTCAGGGCCATCGGGGATCTTGCGGCCCCTTTTGAGGTTCACTTCGCCCGGCCCGAGGAATTCGAGAATTACTATCGGCCCCTGGCCCGGAAGTTCAGAAAGATAGAGTGATAGAGATGGTGGTGGGCGTGGTGCGGATGGAATTTTTCATTCCCGGCAACAATTCCCTTAAGGGGAAGAGGCAGGTGGTAAAGAGTCTGGTCCACAGGCTGGAGGCCCGGTTCAGGAAGATCTCCGTGGCGGAGGTGGACGAGCAGGACCTCTGGCAGAAGGCGGTCATCGGGGTTTCCACCGTGGGAACGGACCGGGCCCTGGTGGATCGGCGCCTGAACGAGGTGCTCTCTTTCGTGGAGGGGTTTGACGGGCTGGAACTCCTTTCCGCGGAGATAGACTTCATTTCCTATTAAAGATGCACTATCGCCATCTCCGGGTAGCGGAACTCATACGGGAGGCCCTTTCCGTGATTCTGCTGGAGGAGGTGCGGGATCCGGACCTGCAGGGGTTCATCACCGTTTCCGAGGTGGAGGTTACTCCGGATCTCCGGAGGGCGCATGTCTATTACCGGGTCCACGGAGGGGAAGAGGAGTGGCGGCGGGCGGAAAGGGGATTTCGCCGGGCCCACCGCTACATAAAGCATCTCCTGGGGGAACACCTCTTCCTGAAGTACATTCCGGAGCTCGAATTTCATCCGGATCGGCGTCCGGAGGAGGCCGAGGCCCTGGAGGAACTTTTCGCGAGGATACGCCATGAAGGGGATAAGGGAGATTCTTGAAAACACGGAGACCTTTATTTTGGCCACCCATGTTAATCCGGATGCCGACGGTCTCGGATCCATGCTGGCCATGCACCTGGTGCTCCGGGCCCGGGGTCTGCGGAGCGTGCCCCTGGTGGAGGAAACCCCCCCGGGATTTCTGGACTTTCTGCACGGTTTTGAGGACCTGGTTCCGGTGAAGGATTTCCGGCGGAAGGACTTTCCCGTGGGCGAGAGCGTGGCCCTGGTGTTCGATCTTTCCGAGGCGGACCGTTTGGGAGAGGTGGCCCCCCTCGTTCAGTCGGCCCGGGAGAGGATCGTTTTCGATCATCACGATCGTTCCGGGGATCCCCTTCCCGGGCACCTCGTTCTCGAACCCGGGGCTCCGGCCACGGCCCTTCTGGTTTTCAGGCTTCTCCGGGGATTGCGCTGGGCCATTCCTCCCGGGGCGGCGGAAAACCTTTACGCCGGACTTTACAGCGACACGGGAGGGTTTCGCTTCGAGAAGACCGGGGAGGAGAGTTTTCTCGTCGCCGCGGAACTGGTGCGTCTGGGGGCACGGCCGGCGGTGGTGGGGGAAAAACTCCTGGAGAATCATCCTCCCGCCCGCTTTGAGCTTATGAAGCGCGTGCTCGAACGCCGGGAGTGGCTCGCCGGAGGCCGGGGGGTCCTTTCCTTTCTGACCCTGGGGGATTTCGAGGAGGCCGGATGTGGCCCCTCCGAGGCCGAAGACCTGGCCACCTTCCTGAGGAGCATGCGCGGGGTGGAGGTGGCGGTGGTGGTCAAGGAGATCCGACCGGGGGAGGTGGGGGTGAGCCTCCGGAGTCGCGGGGCCGTGGATGTGGCGGAACTGGCCGCCTCCGAGGGGGGAGGCGGCCACCGTCGGGCCGCGGGTTTCCGGAAAAGAGATCTTCCGCTGGAAAAGGTGTTATCTTTGGTAAGAGAGAAAGTAACTCTGGCGCTGGAGGGGTTATGACGGTTGAGGGTGTTCTGGTGCTCGACAAACCCAGGGACATGACCTCCACGGAGGCGGTGGAGAGGCTCAAGCGTCTGCTGCGGGTGCGTAAGGCTGGCCACGGAGGGACGCTGGATCCCTTTGCCACCGGGGTGCTTCCGGTGTGTCTGGGACGGGCCACCAAGATCGCTCAGTTCATCCTGGAGGGAGACAAGCGTTACGAAGGGGTCTTCGAGCTGGGGATCATCACCGACACCTACGATCTCACCGGAGAGGTGGTGGAGCGGCGGCCGGTTCCGGAGCTTTCCGCCGAGGAGGTGACCCGGGTCATGGAGGAATTCGTGGGGATCCTCGAACAGGTCCCTCCACCTTACTCCGCAGCCAAGTACAAGGGGCGTCCCCTGTATCAATGGGCCCGAAAGGGGGTGGCCGTAAAAAAGGAGCCCAAGCAGGTGGAGATCCTGGAGTTTCGTTTAAAAAGTTTTGATCCCCCTCGGGTTTTCTTTGAGGTTTACTGCAGCAAGGGAACCTATGTGCGGTCGCTGGTTCACGAGGTGGGGCTAAGGCTGGGTTGTGGGGCCACGCTGGTGGAATTGCGCCGCACCCAGAAGGGGCCTTTTCGTCTGGAGGAGGCCCTCACCCTGGAGGAGGTGGAAAAACTTCATGCGGAGGGGAAACTCGCGGAAAGGATAAGGTCCGTGGAGGAGGCCCTTTCCTTCATTCCGGCCATCGTGGTTTCTACGGAGATGGCCCGGCGCCTCCGCCAGGGCCGTCCCCTGTCCCTGAATGTGCTGGGCAATCTGGTGCGGCTTCAGAAGGTTCCGCGCCGGCCGCGGGTTCCCTGGCTCAGAATCGTTACCGAGGAGGGAGATCTGGTGGCGGTGACCTATTATCCGGAGAGATTTTCCGGGGACGGATGGGCGGAAATGTTGCGGGTTTTCGTTTCCTAGGTTTAGATAAAGCTAGGCTCCCG
The window above is part of the Thermosulfurimonas sp. F29 genome. Proteins encoded here:
- a CDS encoding DUF503 domain-containing protein encodes the protein MVVGVVRMEFFIPGNNSLKGKRQVVKSLVHRLEARFRKISVAEVDEQDLWQKAVIGVSTVGTDRALVDRRLNEVLSFVEGFDGLELLSAEIDFISY
- the truB gene encoding tRNA pseudouridine(55) synthase TruB, which codes for MTVEGVLVLDKPRDMTSTEAVERLKRLLRVRKAGHGGTLDPFATGVLPVCLGRATKIAQFILEGDKRYEGVFELGIITDTYDLTGEVVERRPVPELSAEEVTRVMEEFVGILEQVPPPYSAAKYKGRPLYQWARKGVAVKKEPKQVEILEFRLKSFDPPRVFFEVYCSKGTYVRSLVHEVGLRLGCGATLVELRRTQKGPFRLEEALTLEEVEKLHAEGKLAERIRSVEEALSFIPAIVVSTEMARRLRQGRPLSLNVLGNLVRLQKVPRRPRVPWLRIVTEEGDLVAVTYYPERFSGDGWAEMLRVFVS
- the rbfA gene encoding 30S ribosome-binding factor RbfA: MHYRHLRVAELIREALSVILLEEVRDPDLQGFITVSEVEVTPDLRRAHVYYRVHGGEEEWRRAERGFRRAHRYIKHLLGEHLFLKYIPELEFHPDRRPEEAEALEELFARIRHEGDKGDS
- a CDS encoding bifunctional oligoribonuclease/PAP phosphatase NrnA, giving the protein MKGIREILENTETFILATHVNPDADGLGSMLAMHLVLRARGLRSVPLVEETPPGFLDFLHGFEDLVPVKDFRRKDFPVGESVALVFDLSEADRLGEVAPLVQSARERIVFDHHDRSGDPLPGHLVLEPGAPATALLVFRLLRGLRWAIPPGAAENLYAGLYSDTGGFRFEKTGEESFLVAAELVRLGARPAVVGEKLLENHPPARFELMKRVLERREWLAGGRGVLSFLTLGDFEEAGCGPSEAEDLATFLRSMRGVEVAVVVKEIRPGEVGVSLRSRGAVDVAELAASEGGGGHRRAAGFRKRDLPLEKVLSLVREKVTLALEGL